In Fibrobacter sp. UWB2, one DNA window encodes the following:
- the ung gene encoding uracil-DNA glycosylase, with product MSVKLEESWLKLLADQFEQPYFKQIKAKLLQEHAEHHVVYPPGPQIFAALDYCPVDKVKAVIIGQDPYHNPGQAHGLCFSVPFGIEPPPSLVNIFQELHDDLGITPPPHGNLEGWAHQGILLLNASLTVRAHMAASHAGIGWQQFTDTIIQRLSQVRENLVFLLWGSFAIKKQVLIAPNRGHLILTAPHPSPLSAYRGFFGCKHFSKANAYLVSKGLEPIDWSIK from the coding sequence ATGTCCGTCAAACTTGAAGAATCTTGGCTAAAACTGCTCGCCGACCAGTTCGAACAGCCGTATTTTAAGCAAATCAAGGCAAAACTTTTGCAGGAACACGCGGAGCATCACGTGGTGTATCCTCCTGGACCGCAGATTTTTGCAGCCCTCGACTATTGCCCCGTCGATAAAGTCAAGGCCGTCATCATCGGACAAGACCCGTACCACAATCCAGGTCAGGCTCACGGGCTTTGCTTCTCGGTGCCATTTGGCATTGAACCGCCGCCATCCCTCGTGAACATTTTCCAGGAACTTCATGATGACTTGGGCATCACGCCGCCGCCACACGGGAATTTGGAAGGCTGGGCTCACCAGGGAATTTTGCTTTTGAACGCATCACTCACGGTGCGCGCCCACATGGCGGCAAGCCACGCAGGCATTGGCTGGCAGCAGTTCACGGACACGATTATCCAGCGACTTTCGCAAGTCCGCGAGAACCTCGTCTTTTTGCTCTGGGGCAGTTTTGCGATTAAAAAACAGGTTCTCATCGCGCCAAACCGTGGCCACCTGATTCTTACCGCTCCGCACCCGAGCCCGCTCTCAGCATACCGCGGATTCTTCGGTTGCAAGCACTTCAGCAAGGCAAACGCTTACCTTGTCAGCAAAGGGCTCGAACCCATCGACTGGAGCATAAAATAG